In a genomic window of Corvus hawaiiensis isolate bCorHaw1 chromosome Z, bCorHaw1.pri.cur, whole genome shotgun sequence:
- the FAM151B gene encoding protein FAM151B isoform X1 codes for MASGARGAWSEWPVDHFLRTGHIGARDGAAVRWFHAANSRARAAEAARSDVHMVEADVLLRGGRGDPILAHPPDTDSDITLQEWLAEMVSTNKGIKLDFKSLGAVGPSLELLSRLRRALERPVWLNGDVLPGPRGGRPPLDARAFLAAVASSCPAATLSLGWTTGCHRGQGYAWPMVQEMSRLCQPLSQPVTFAVRAALVPSSVPQLQWLMQQSHRYSLTVWTGKEDMYSVEDLLFIRENFDKSRVYYDIFEPQNSEFKKAIGIEW; via the exons ATGGCGAGCGGAGCGCGGG GCGCCTGGAGCGAGTGGCCCGTGGATCACTTCCTGCGCACCGGGCACATCGGGGCGAGGGACGGGGCCGCCGTGCGCTGGTTCCACGCCGCCAACAGCAGGGCCCGGGCGGCGGAGGCCGCGCGAA GCGATGTGCACATGGTCGAGGCGGATGTTCTCCTgcggggagggagaggggaccCCATCCTGGCTCACCCCCCGGACACTGACAGTGACATCACCCTGCAGGAGTGGCTGGCAGAGATGGTCAGCACCAATAAAGGCATCAAGCTGGATTTTAAGAG CCTGGGCGCCGTGGGACCGTCGCTGGAGCTGCTGTCGCGGCTGCGGCGGGCGCTGGAGCGGCCCGTGTGGCTGAACGGGGACGTGCTGCCCGGGCCCCGCGGGGGCCGCCCGCCGCTGGACGCCCGCGCCTTCCTGGCCGCTGTCGCCTCGTCGTGCCCCGCCGCCaccctgtccctgggctggACCACGGGCTGCCACCGAGGGCAAG GCTACGCGTGGCCCATGGTGCAGGAGATGTCCCGGCTGTGCCAGCCGCTGTCCCAGCCCGTGACGTTCGCGGTCAGGGCCGCGCTGGTGCCCAGCTCCGTCCCGCAGCTCCAGTGGCTGATGCAGCAGTCCCACAG ATACAGCCTCACTGTTTGGACAGGAAAGGAAGACATGTATTCTGTAGAAGACTTGCTTTTCATCCGAGAAAACTTTGATAAAAGTAGGGTTTATTACGACATTTTTGAGCCACAAAATTCTGAATTCAAAAAAGCCATTGGAATAGAATGgtaa
- the FAM151B gene encoding protein FAM151B isoform X2 — MVEADVLLRGGRGDPILAHPPDTDSDITLQEWLAEMVSTNKGIKLDFKSLGAVGPSLELLSRLRRALERPVWLNGDVLPGPRGGRPPLDARAFLAAVASSCPAATLSLGWTTGCHRGQGYAWPMVQEMSRLCQPLSQPVTFAVRAALVPSSVPQLQWLMQQSHRYSLTVWTGKEDMYSVEDLLFIRENFDKSRVYYDIFEPQNSEFKKAIGIEW, encoded by the exons ATGGTCGAGGCGGATGTTCTCCTgcggggagggagaggggaccCCATCCTGGCTCACCCCCCGGACACTGACAGTGACATCACCCTGCAGGAGTGGCTGGCAGAGATGGTCAGCACCAATAAAGGCATCAAGCTGGATTTTAAGAG CCTGGGCGCCGTGGGACCGTCGCTGGAGCTGCTGTCGCGGCTGCGGCGGGCGCTGGAGCGGCCCGTGTGGCTGAACGGGGACGTGCTGCCCGGGCCCCGCGGGGGCCGCCCGCCGCTGGACGCCCGCGCCTTCCTGGCCGCTGTCGCCTCGTCGTGCCCCGCCGCCaccctgtccctgggctggACCACGGGCTGCCACCGAGGGCAAG GCTACGCGTGGCCCATGGTGCAGGAGATGTCCCGGCTGTGCCAGCCGCTGTCCCAGCCCGTGACGTTCGCGGTCAGGGCCGCGCTGGTGCCCAGCTCCGTCCCGCAGCTCCAGTGGCTGATGCAGCAGTCCCACAG ATACAGCCTCACTGTTTGGACAGGAAAGGAAGACATGTATTCTGTAGAAGACTTGCTTTTCATCCGAGAAAACTTTGATAAAAGTAGGGTTTATTACGACATTTTTGAGCCACAAAATTCTGAATTCAAAAAAGCCATTGGAATAGAATGgtaa